The following proteins are co-located in the Rippkaea orientalis PCC 8801 genome:
- the rpsG gene encoding 30S ribosomal protein S7, with product MSRRGNIKRRPVPPDPVYNSRLISMTIRRVMKSGKKSVAAGIMYDALTSIGEKTGSDPLEVFEKAIKNLTPLVEVKARRVGGATYQVPMEVRSSRGTTLALRWLVHYARIRGGRTMSSKLANEIMDAANETGGAMKKRDETHRMAEANKAFAHYRY from the coding sequence ATGTCTCGTCGAGGAAACATTAAAAGACGACCCGTTCCCCCTGATCCGGTTTACAATAGCCGATTAATCAGCATGACCATCCGTCGCGTCATGAAAAGCGGCAAAAAATCCGTTGCCGCCGGAATTATGTATGATGCCCTAACCTCCATTGGCGAAAAAACTGGCAGTGATCCCCTAGAAGTCTTTGAAAAAGCCATTAAAAACCTCACGCCCTTAGTGGAAGTCAAAGCGCGTCGGGTTGGGGGAGCAACCTATCAGGTGCCCATGGAAGTCCGTTCCTCACGGGGAACCACCCTAGCCCTGCGCTGGTTAGTCCATTATGCCCGTATTCGAGGCGGTCGTACCATGTCCAGCAAATTAGCCAACGAAATTATGGACGCAGCCAACGAAACTGGCGGAGCAATGAAAAAACGGGACGAAACCCACCGCATGGCCGAAGCCAACAAAGCCTTTGCCCACTATCGCTATTAG
- the rpsL gene encoding 30S ribosomal protein S12: MPTIQQLIRSERSKLKKKTKSPALKQCPQRRGVCTRVYTTTPKKPNSALRKVARVRLTSGFEVTAYIPGIGHNLQEHSVVLIRGGRVKDLPGVRYHIIRGTLDAQGVKDRKQGRSKYGTKRPKKA; this comes from the coding sequence ATGCCCACTATTCAACAACTGATTCGGAGCGAACGCTCGAAACTCAAAAAGAAAACAAAATCACCAGCACTCAAACAATGTCCCCAACGTCGAGGGGTTTGTACTAGGGTATACACCACCACCCCGAAAAAACCCAACTCAGCGTTAAGAAAAGTTGCCAGGGTTCGTCTGACCTCTGGTTTTGAAGTCACTGCCTATATCCCTGGAATTGGGCATAACCTACAAGAACACTCCGTCGTCCTCATTCGCGGAGGTCGGGTCAAAGACTTACCCGGAGTCCGCTACCATATTATCCGAGGAACCCTAGATGCCCAAGGAGTCAAAGATCGTAAACAAGGACGGTCGAAATATGGAACCAAACGGCCTAAAAAAGCATAG
- a CDS encoding HesB/IscA family protein, with the protein MIELTPAAIKEIKRMQSSRRKLDSYFRLTVKKGGCSGLYYDLELCDTKLESDRLYQLNGIALVIDEPSLPHCEQLRLDYAEDLMGGGFRFHNPQIVNPCSCGLSFANTP; encoded by the coding sequence ATGATTGAACTAACCCCCGCAGCCATCAAAGAAATTAAACGAATGCAGTCTAGTCGCCGAAAACTTGACAGCTATTTTCGTCTAACTGTTAAAAAAGGAGGCTGTTCTGGACTATACTATGACCTTGAACTATGTGACACGAAATTAGAGAGCGATCGCCTTTATCAACTCAACGGCATTGCCCTAGTCATTGACGAACCCAGTCTCCCCCATTGTGAACAATTGCGTCTAGACTATGCCGAAGACTTAATGGGAGGAGGGTTTCGCTTCCACAACCCCCAAATTGTCAACCCTTGTAGCTGTGGGTTATCCTTTGCCAACACCCCTTAA
- a CDS encoding cobalt transporter, whose protein sequence is MRYQNKPLLEALLITTLLLSVPKVAISHVGHGDEFQATGGIERVQVNPETDQMLGIVVTPIDQAVTNRGGVMIPITALVDAGGKKLVFVQYGDFYEPVEVTTGATQGELIQVTKELSVGEKLVTQGSLSLYAESRKTKTAETELNSEPMITSEPDQTHAQADAQGTPHSHDSAGNMLKESEQATQEKSGDFPRIGIIAAIGGGAVLLVGGAIVLVGGSMIFSSGGSRNKSSFTNKR, encoded by the coding sequence ATGCGTTACCAAAACAAACCCTTACTAGAAGCTCTACTAATTACGACGCTTCTGTTGTCTGTACCAAAAGTTGCTATATCCCATGTAGGCCATGGAGATGAATTTCAAGCAACAGGAGGCATCGAACGAGTACAGGTAAACCCCGAAACCGATCAGATGTTGGGTATTGTTGTCACCCCCATTGATCAAGCCGTCACGAATAGAGGGGGAGTCATGATTCCTATTACCGCCCTGGTAGATGCAGGCGGGAAAAAGCTTGTTTTTGTACAGTATGGTGATTTTTATGAACCTGTAGAAGTGACCACAGGGGCAACCCAAGGCGAACTGATTCAAGTAACAAAAGAATTGTCAGTTGGGGAAAAACTTGTCACTCAGGGTAGTTTGTCTCTTTATGCAGAGTCTCGTAAAACCAAAACGGCTGAAACTGAGCTAAATTCAGAACCTATGATAACGTCCGAACCCGATCAAACTCACGCTCAGGCAGATGCTCAAGGAACCCCTCATAGTCATGATAGTGCTGGCAATATGCTTAAAGAGTCCGAGCAAGCAACACAAGAGAAATCAGGTGATTTTCCCCGAATAGGAATTATAGCTGCTATTGGTGGCGGAGCCGTACTGCTAGTCGGAGGAGCAATTGTGCTCGTTGGAGGCTCGATGATCTTTAGCAGTGGCGGTAGCAGAAACAAAAGCTCTTTTACCAACAAAAGATAA